The Pseudomonas sp. FP198 genomic interval CCCAACTGCTCGCACAGCCGCTCGAAGGCGCGCAGCTGTTCCTGGTCCACCTGGTCATCGACCACCAGATTGCGCAGGTTGAACTTGCCCTGTTCATCCTCCAGTTGCCCTTCGAATGGCGTGTCGACCTGGCCGGAGCCCGGCATCAGGATAGGTTTCGCCCAAGGTTGGCCGAAGCGCGTCAAGGGATCGCGCTGGCGAACCTCCCAGAGCAACTGGCGACTCACCTGCAGGCCGCCCTGTAACCGCGCCGCGCCCTGGATGCGCAGTTGCTCGGCTTCCAGGCTGCGGGTGAACAGGGTCTGGCGGGTGAGCATGCCACCGGCAATGACGGCCACCACGGCAGCAATCAGCAAGGCACTGATCACCGCCATGCCGCGCTGCCTCGCCGCTGTCGGCGAATTCGTGCGCATCACGGCCCTTATAACTGCCAGGAGCCGATGTCGGCGTTCACACCGTCGCCGTCAGGCTGGCCGTCGGCACCGAGGGAAAAGATATCGACCTCGCCGTTCGCGCCAGGATTGAGGTAGTTGTAGGGGCGGCCCCACGGATCGTTGGGCAAGCGGTCCAGGTAGGAACGCCAGGTGCTGTTCTTGGCATCGGCCGGCCGTTCCACCAATACCTTGAGGCCCTGGTTCATGCTGGGGTAGCTGCCGTTATCGAGGCGATAAAGCTTCAAGGCCTGCATCAACCCGCCGATGTCCTGCTTCGCCGCCGTGGCACGGGCCTGGTCAGGTCGATCAAGAACCTTGGGCACTACCATCGCCGCGAGAATGCCGAGGATGACCACCACGACCATGATCTCGATCAGGGTGAAGCCCCGCTGCCCGCGTGGGCCTCGGGAACGGGCGTAACAAGGGGCGATGTGCATCTCGACGGTCCTTCCTGGATTCGATTCGAGGCGCAGTGTTGCAAGAAAATATGTCAGCGATATTGAAATTGCTCAGGAGCTTGCGTCGTCAATCTGTAAAGAACATTGCTCAGGCTTGGGTATTGCTTTCGCCCCCTCGAGCCGACCGATGCCACGCCCAGCCCCACAAGCCGGTTTCACCCTCATCGAAGTGCTGGTGGCCCTGGCGATCATTGCCGTGGCCATGTCGGCCGCGGTGCGCGTGGCGGCGGTGATGACCCAGAGCAACGGCTTGCTGCGAGACAAGTCCATCGCCTTGCTGACGGCTCGCAGCCAATTGGCGCAATTGCGCCTGGAGGGACACGTGACGCCGGGGATGAAAGTTTTTCAATGCGATCAGGGGCGCTTGCTGCTGCGCTGCGAGCAAAACCTGCGCCCGGCGGAAAACGGGCGGATGCTGCGGGTCGAGCTAAGCGTATCCGACCGCAGCCGCGAGGCGCCGCCCTTGGCTCGGCTGGAGACCCTGCTCGGTCGGGAAAAATAACCGGATGCACACGATCTTTTTGTGGCGAGGGGATTTATCCCCGTCGGGCTGCGTAGCAGCCCCTTTTCAGGCCGACAACCGAGTGGATATTCAATTTTGGGGCTGCTGCGCAGCCCAGCAGGGATAAATCCCCTCGCCACAGAGTTCAGCGGAGCAGCGACGGCAAACTCACCGAATCCGGTAGCCGCGCCAGTGCCAAACGGGTCTGTTCGCCGCCGCGTTCGATTACCACGGCCTGTGCCTCGATCGCTACCAGCCTTACCCCTTGGGCTACCCGCTCGCCGGCCAGGAAACTGCGCGGTGGTCCGTCGTTGAGACTCAGGATCGCCACCGCGCCGCGGGCGCCGGCCATCACCCCGCTGACCTTGATATCCACCGCCGCCGGTTGGTTGGAAAACCACTGCAACGCCGGACTGTCGGAACGCTCGGCCAGGCGTTGCGGGGCCACGTCCGGGGTGCGCGACTCGGCGGATGTCAGCAGCAGAGAAGACCAGGTCGCCACTCCG includes:
- the gspI gene encoding type II secretion system minor pseudopilin GspI, with protein sequence MPRPAPQAGFTLIEVLVALAIIAVAMSAAVRVAAVMTQSNGLLRDKSIALLTARSQLAQLRLEGHVTPGMKVFQCDQGRLLLRCEQNLRPAENGRMLRVELSVSDRSREAPPLARLETLLGREK
- the gspG gene encoding type II secretion system major pseudopilin GspG produces the protein MHIAPCYARSRGPRGQRGFTLIEIMVVVVILGILAAMVVPKVLDRPDQARATAAKQDIGGLMQALKLYRLDNGSYPSMNQGLKVLVERPADAKNSTWRSYLDRLPNDPWGRPYNYLNPGANGEVDIFSLGADGQPDGDGVNADIGSWQL
- a CDS encoding type II secretion system protein N, whose amino-acid sequence is MTFTERVSPAHIVQALGLVAALAGVATWSSLLLTSAESRTPDVAPQRLAERSDSPALQWFSNQPAAVDIKVSGVMAGARGAVAILSLNDGPPRSFLAGERVAQGVRLVAIEAQAVVIERGGEQTRLALARLPDSVSLPSLLR